A genomic stretch from Actinomycetota bacterium includes:
- a CDS encoding MSMEG_0565 family glycosyltransferase: MPDLPRVALVTYSTRPRGGVVHTLYLAEALQAAGCPVHVFALGDPEAGFFRPVAVPTTILPAPEPAGTLEERVWQCVETLTCGLATHLPGRYDVVHTQDCIAARAAAALRPLDRDLVHIRTVHHIDDFTTPALVDCQRQAVVEPDHILVVSDVWRAALRAEFGVESTVVPNGVDAGRFAPAGHERAALRRRINAGGRFLFLTVGGIEPRKGSRVLVEAMGLLRAARPDPPLVAVVGGHSFQDHAAYRQEALARASELDLDADLVLVGTVPEDELAGWYAAADAFVFPSLKEGFGLVILEAMAAGLPVVASDIAVFRAFLTERDAVLTTAGDPAALAAGMARVAGDRVLRAQLAAAGPAVAARYTWAASARRHLEVYARAALPVVG; this comes from the coding sequence ATGCCTGACCTGCCTAGGGTGGCGCTGGTGACCTACTCCACCCGCCCGCGGGGCGGCGTGGTGCACACCCTGTATCTCGCTGAGGCGCTGCAGGCCGCAGGGTGCCCGGTCCATGTCTTCGCCCTGGGCGACCCGGAGGCGGGCTTCTTCCGGCCCGTCGCGGTCCCCACGACGATCCTGCCCGCCCCCGAGCCGGCCGGGACCCTGGAGGAGCGGGTCTGGCAGTGCGTCGAGACCCTTACCTGTGGCCTGGCCACCCACCTTCCCGGGCGCTATGACGTAGTCCATACCCAGGACTGCATCGCCGCCCGGGCCGCCGCCGCGCTCCGGCCACTCGACCGGGACCTGGTCCACATCCGCACGGTCCACCACATCGACGACTTCACCACCCCGGCCCTGGTGGACTGCCAGCGCCAGGCGGTCGTGGAACCCGACCACATCCTGGTGGTGAGCGACGTCTGGCGCGCGGCGCTGCGGGCTGAGTTTGGCGTCGAATCGACTGTGGTGCCCAACGGCGTGGACGCCGGGCGGTTCGCCCCCGCCGGCCACGAGCGCGCAGCCCTTCGCCGGCGGATCAATGCCGGTGGCCGCTTCCTCTTCCTCACCGTCGGGGGCATCGAGCCCCGCAAGGGAAGCCGGGTGCTGGTCGAGGCGATGGGCTTGCTGCGCGCCGCCCGGCCCGATCCCCCGCTGGTGGCCGTCGTGGGCGGGCACTCGTTCCAGGATCACGCCGCCTACCGGCAGGAGGCGCTCGCCCGGGCCTCCGAGCTGGACCTCGACGCGGACCTCGTGCTGGTCGGGACCGTTCCCGAGGACGAGCTCGCCGGGTGGTACGCCGCCGCCGACGCCTTCGTCTTCCCGTCGCTCAAGGAAGGCTTCGGGTTGGTGATCCTGGAGGCGATGGCGGCGGGGCTGCCGGTGGTCGCCAGCGACATCGCCGTGTTCCGGGCCTTCCTCACCGAACGAGATGCCGTGCTGACCACCGCCGGTGACCCGGCGGCCCTGGCGGCGGGGATGGCCCGGGTGGCCGGCGATCGCGTCCTGCGGGCGCAGCTGGCGGCGGCCGGGCCGGCGGTGGCGGCCCGCTACACCTGGGCAGCGAGCGCCCGCCGGCACCTGGAGGTGTACGCCCGGGCGGCCCTGCCGGTCGTGGGCTGA
- a CDS encoding DUF2877 domain-containing protein yields the protein MKALLAGAGAAATLSSPGPPTGWWRFSRSAILQIAGKPVVLVLPGMPPGPLQVVVDELPGSAGCLDALDPERIPRWHGALPDPAALAQALDIAAQAAEWGAEGTLVPAGRWGAAGRALAEGDLEAAAGVLGGAGPGLTPAGDDALCGLFFALRARFGAPAASWLRPLAASVETTALASAALGWAAAGQALAPAHDLLCAGARGDALGAQAAARALATVGHSSGADFACGLAAGLRFRGPAAPTCTRGTARGCTTPPTWAEPPWNGGWRGVNQPQGAADGGFIGD from the coding sequence GTGAAGGCCCTCCTGGCCGGGGCCGGGGCGGCTGCCACCTTGTCCTCGCCCGGCCCGCCCACCGGGTGGTGGCGCTTCTCTCGCTCGGCGATCCTGCAGATCGCGGGCAAGCCGGTGGTGCTCGTCCTCCCCGGAATGCCTCCCGGGCCCCTGCAGGTGGTGGTGGATGAGCTGCCCGGCTCCGCGGGCTGCCTGGACGCACTGGATCCGGAACGGATTCCCCGCTGGCACGGGGCGCTGCCCGACCCGGCAGCCCTCGCCCAGGCCCTCGACATCGCGGCGCAGGCCGCCGAGTGGGGAGCAGAGGGGACCCTGGTCCCCGCCGGGCGCTGGGGGGCGGCGGGGCGCGCCCTCGCCGAGGGCGACCTGGAAGCCGCCGCCGGTGTGCTGGGCGGGGCCGGACCGGGCCTGACGCCGGCGGGCGACGACGCCCTGTGCGGGCTGTTCTTCGCCCTGCGGGCCCGGTTCGGGGCACCCGCCGCGAGCTGGCTGCGGCCGCTGGCGGCCAGCGTGGAGACCACCGCCCTGGCGTCGGCCGCCCTGGGCTGGGCGGCAGCCGGGCAGGCACTGGCCCCGGCGCACGACCTGCTCTGCGCCGGGGCGCGGGGCGACGCTCTGGGCGCCCAGGCGGCCGCCCGGGCGTTGGCCACGGTCGGCCACTCCTCGGGGGCCGATTTCGCCTGCGGCCTGGCCGCCGGTCTGCGGTTCCGGGGGCCGGCTGCTCCTACTTGCACGCGTGGTACAGCCAGGGGATGTACCACTCCGCCAACATGGGCCGAACCACCGTGGAACGGCGGCTGGCGGGGGGTCAACCAGCCCCAGGGTGCCGCCGATGGGGGCTTTATCGGGGATTAG
- a CDS encoding DUF1116 domain-containing protein: MAENNSAAPVPRLPDSVAVINVGLPLFGDAVRAQGMAAVDVDWRIPAAGDPGLVAALTVLHGRHAAALEAANAEVTRRLDAAAPVLVGIARAGEVVPGIEGRTLLHPGPPLLWEAFCDPLRRSARAAAIAEGWASTPQAAGDMIARGEIGLESANHHAAALPMATVLAPSSPVLVVENGPRGNRAFSGINQGPGATAWFGVESPEAVERLVFLRDAVAPVLAAALQASSPIDIFSVAAQGLQMGDDAHMRTQAATNLVLRHLLPALVASDHPRRDAVARFLAGNHLLFLNFAMAAAKAASDWAAEVAGSSIVATMARNGTTFGIRLAGQEAWFVAPAPPVEDALFHPGYAEADAAPDIGDSAVLETLGLGGAAAAASPAVATFLGGKMAGAVGATRAMERITAARSTRFRIPYLDFAGSPVGIDIRRVVAQEVTPQITTGILDARGGRGQVGAGVAHAPLECFQEAVRWLAGALG, from the coding sequence ATGGCTGAGAACAATAGTGCCGCACCCGTGCCCCGGCTCCCGGATTCCGTGGCCGTGATCAACGTCGGGCTGCCGCTGTTCGGTGACGCCGTGCGGGCTCAGGGCATGGCGGCAGTCGACGTCGACTGGCGGATCCCCGCCGCGGGCGACCCGGGCCTGGTCGCCGCCCTGACCGTGCTCCACGGCCGGCACGCCGCGGCGCTCGAGGCGGCCAACGCCGAAGTGACCCGGCGCCTCGACGCCGCCGCCCCGGTCCTGGTCGGCATTGCCCGGGCGGGTGAGGTGGTACCGGGGATCGAGGGACGCACCCTGCTCCACCCGGGCCCGCCGCTTCTCTGGGAAGCGTTCTGCGACCCGCTCCGGCGCTCCGCCCGGGCGGCGGCGATCGCCGAGGGATGGGCCTCCACGCCCCAGGCCGCCGGGGACATGATCGCCCGGGGTGAGATCGGCCTGGAGTCCGCCAACCACCACGCTGCCGCACTCCCGATGGCCACGGTCCTGGCGCCGAGCTCGCCGGTGCTGGTGGTGGAGAACGGGCCCCGAGGCAACCGGGCCTTCTCCGGCATCAACCAGGGCCCGGGCGCCACCGCGTGGTTCGGGGTCGAGTCGCCCGAGGCGGTGGAGCGCCTGGTGTTCCTGCGCGACGCCGTGGCACCGGTCCTCGCCGCTGCCCTGCAGGCGTCCAGCCCGATCGACATCTTCTCGGTTGCCGCCCAGGGCCTGCAGATGGGCGACGACGCCCACATGCGCACCCAGGCGGCCACCAACCTGGTCCTGCGCCACCTGCTGCCGGCCCTTGTGGCGTCGGACCACCCCCGCCGGGACGCCGTGGCCCGGTTCCTGGCGGGCAACCACCTGCTGTTCCTGAACTTCGCCATGGCGGCGGCGAAGGCGGCGAGCGACTGGGCGGCCGAGGTGGCGGGCTCCAGCATCGTGGCGACCATGGCGCGCAACGGCACCACCTTCGGCATCCGCCTGGCGGGCCAGGAAGCCTGGTTCGTCGCCCCGGCGCCGCCGGTGGAGGACGCCCTCTTTCATCCGGGGTACGCCGAGGCCGACGCCGCCCCGGACATCGGCGACAGCGCGGTGCTGGAGACGCTGGGGCTCGGGGGGGCCGCGGCCGCCGCCTCCCCGGCGGTGGCAACCTTCCTCGGCGGCAAGATGGCCGGCGCGGTGGGCGCCACCCGGGCGATGGAGCGGATCACCGCCGCCCGGAGCACGCGCTTCCGGATCCCGTACCTGGACTTCGCCGGATCGCCCGTGGGCATCGATATCCGCCGGGTGGTGGCCCAGGAGGTCACCCCGCAGATCACCACCGGGATCCTCGATGCCCGCGGGGGCCGGGGGCAGGTGGGGGCGGGTGTCGCCCATGCCCCGCTGGAATGCTTCCAGGAGGCAGTGCGCTGGCTGGCCGGGGCCCTCGGGTGA
- a CDS encoding OsmC family protein gives MAERSVTTRWEGGYRMTTEVRGFSLTADEPPPAGEDTGPMPTELFLTALASCFGMAVAAAAHRRGPDLPDLEVTATGTYDGPRFSHLRVVVRSSVGPEQLEPLLERAVHGCYISNTLLRPPTMEFAVDPT, from the coding sequence ATGGCAGAGCGCTCCGTGACCACGCGGTGGGAGGGTGGCTACCGCATGACCACCGAGGTGCGGGGATTCAGCCTCACCGCCGATGAGCCGCCGCCCGCCGGTGAGGACACAGGACCAATGCCCACCGAGCTGTTCCTGACCGCCCTCGCCTCGTGCTTCGGCATGGCCGTGGCCGCCGCCGCCCACCGCCGGGGCCCCGACCTGCCCGACCTTGAGGTCACGGCCACGGGGACCTACGACGGGCCCCGGTTCTCGCACCTGCGCGTCGTCGTCCGGTCGTCGGTCGGGCCGGAGCAGCTCGAACCCCTGCTGGAGCGTGCGGTGCACGGGTGCTACATCTCGAACACCCTGCTGCGCCCCCCGACCATGGAGTTCGCCGTCGATCCTACGTAG
- the argH gene encoding argininosuccinate lyase, with amino-acid sequence MTRPVGQATEAGPSPDAPAPELVEAGFALEIADAPLLHRGLNLADLAHLLVLGEAGVVPAPAAARVLQAILAVHRDIPPEAFPYDAALGDPYNSREAYFADRLGDDAGWLHAGRPRREAGRVALRLHLRGTVTELAAEAAGFGAAVAQVARTHAGTVMADQTYLQQAQPSTFGHYLLAFAYPVLRDAGRLLEAADWVNRSPGGAGCVNGSRLGLDRLRTAQLLGFDGFIAHTRDAMWQIDGLIDILATAASLVSTLSKLAEDLEIWDSQEFDFVDLAGAYTRASVLMPQKRNPYALSIVRGAAGVLIGRLSGFLAVVKTPSARTDNLIFAYGEIPRAVELAAKVTRLMTGVVRTLRVHPDRMWEALEAGFSQATDLAEFVMQACGVDYRTAYLVVGGAVRTAARRGLRGVDLTADMLDEAAVERLGRPLGLGSRDLSEVLDPRSIVSTRASPGGAAPAAVEEMVAEVLADAEHTRRSAEERREGFRSAEAALVGAAEAVATA; translated from the coding sequence GTGACCCGGCCCGTGGGGCAGGCAACCGAGGCGGGGCCCTCCCCGGATGCCCCGGCGCCCGAACTGGTGGAGGCTGGGTTCGCGCTGGAGATCGCCGACGCCCCGCTCCTGCACCGGGGGCTGAACCTCGCCGACCTGGCGCATCTCCTGGTGCTCGGCGAGGCCGGCGTCGTCCCGGCACCGGCGGCCGCCCGGGTGCTCCAGGCCATCCTCGCGGTGCACCGGGACATCCCCCCCGAGGCCTTCCCCTATGACGCCGCCCTGGGGGACCCGTACAACAGCCGGGAGGCCTACTTCGCCGACCGCCTGGGCGACGACGCCGGGTGGCTCCATGCCGGCCGCCCCCGCCGGGAGGCGGGCCGGGTGGCGTTGCGCCTGCACCTGCGGGGCACGGTGACCGAGCTGGCTGCCGAGGCGGCGGGGTTCGGTGCCGCGGTCGCCCAGGTTGCCCGGACCCACGCCGGCACCGTGATGGCGGATCAGACCTACCTGCAACAGGCCCAGCCCTCCACCTTCGGCCACTACCTCCTCGCCTTCGCCTACCCGGTCCTGCGGGATGCCGGCCGGCTGCTAGAGGCCGCCGACTGGGTGAACCGGAGCCCCGGGGGGGCCGGGTGTGTCAACGGCAGCCGCCTGGGGCTCGACCGGCTCCGCACCGCCCAGCTCCTGGGTTTCGACGGCTTCATTGCCCACACCCGTGACGCCATGTGGCAGATCGACGGCCTGATCGACATCCTCGCCACGGCGGCGAGCCTGGTGTCCACCCTGAGCAAGCTGGCCGAGGACCTGGAGATCTGGGACAGCCAGGAGTTCGATTTCGTCGACCTGGCGGGGGCCTACACCCGCGCCAGCGTCCTCATGCCCCAGAAGCGGAACCCCTACGCCCTGTCGATCGTCCGGGGCGCGGCCGGGGTGCTGATCGGGCGCCTCTCCGGCTTCCTGGCCGTGGTCAAGACCCCTTCGGCCCGGACCGACAACCTCATCTTTGCCTACGGGGAGATCCCCCGGGCCGTCGAGCTGGCCGCCAAGGTCACCCGGCTGATGACCGGCGTCGTCCGGACGCTGCGGGTGCACCCGGACCGCATGTGGGAGGCCCTCGAGGCCGGTTTCTCCCAAGCCACCGACCTCGCCGAGTTCGTCATGCAGGCGTGCGGGGTGGACTACCGCACCGCTTACCTCGTGGTGGGCGGCGCGGTGCGCACCGCCGCCCGCCGGGGCCTGCGCGGCGTCGACCTCACCGCCGACATGCTGGACGAGGCAGCCGTAGAGCGCCTCGGCCGGCCGCTGGGCCTCGGGTCCCGGGATCTGTCCGAGGTACTCGACCCACGGTCGATCGTGTCGACCCGGGCATCCCCCGGGGGCGCCGCCCCGGCCGCGGTGGAGGAGATGGTGGCCGAGGTGCTGGCCGACGCGGAACACACGCGCCGCTCGGCTGAGGAGCGCCGGGAGGGGTTCCGTTCGGCCGAGGCGGCCCTGGTGGGGGCGGCAGAGGCGGTTGCGACCGCATGA
- a CDS encoding adenylosuccinate lyase family protein — protein sequence MGARLTDSVLYAHLWGTEELREVFDERQRLQAWLDILVALAQAQAEYGVIPEQAAQVIAAGADAGRLDLAFVAAETRRTGHSTLGLIHGLRAVLPEAGGQWIYHAATVQDVTDTWMALAFRRVGAVAWRQLRAVEAGLLALAEVHRDTPMCGRTHGQPGAPITFGLKAAAWADEVRRQLDRLREALPRLAVGQLGGAVGTLAAFGPHGLEVRRRFCERVGLADPGIAWLASRDRPAEMTGLLAMITGTLARVGNEVVELSRPEIGELAESVPPGVVGSITMPHKVNPEVAEHLVTLARLVRAQHAVVLEGLVAEGERDGRGWKAEWVAVPEACLLAGAALEAGRKLVTGLVVHPEAMRANLEARLGTADTGASAAMVDLVVRRARAARAAEPEGWA from the coding sequence GTGGGCGCCCGCCTGACCGACTCGGTCCTCTACGCCCACCTCTGGGGGACCGAGGAGCTGCGCGAGGTCTTCGACGAGCGTCAGCGGCTGCAGGCCTGGCTGGACATCCTGGTTGCCCTGGCCCAGGCGCAGGCGGAGTACGGCGTGATCCCCGAGCAGGCCGCGCAGGTGATCGCGGCCGGTGCGGACGCCGGCCGCCTCGACCTGGCGTTCGTGGCTGCCGAGACTCGGCGCACCGGCCATTCGACCCTGGGGCTGATCCACGGCCTGCGGGCAGTCCTGCCCGAGGCCGGCGGGCAGTGGATCTACCACGCGGCAACCGTCCAGGACGTCACCGACACCTGGATGGCCCTCGCGTTCCGGCGGGTGGGGGCGGTGGCCTGGCGCCAGCTGCGGGCGGTCGAGGCCGGGCTGCTCGCTCTTGCCGAGGTCCACCGGGACACCCCGATGTGCGGGCGTACCCACGGCCAGCCGGGCGCCCCGATCACCTTCGGCCTCAAAGCCGCAGCGTGGGCGGACGAGGTCCGGCGCCAACTCGACCGGCTGCGGGAGGCCCTTCCCCGGCTGGCGGTGGGCCAGCTCGGTGGCGCGGTGGGGACGCTGGCCGCCTTCGGCCCGCACGGGCTCGAGGTGCGGCGGCGGTTCTGCGAGCGCGTCGGCCTTGCCGACCCCGGGATCGCCTGGCTGGCGTCCCGGGACCGCCCGGCGGAGATGACCGGCCTGCTGGCGATGATCACCGGCACGCTCGCCCGGGTGGGCAACGAGGTGGTCGAGCTCTCGCGCCCGGAGATCGGCGAGCTCGCCGAGTCGGTGCCCCCCGGGGTCGTGGGCAGCATCACCATGCCCCACAAGGTGAACCCCGAGGTCGCCGAGCACCTGGTGACCCTCGCCCGCCTGGTGCGGGCGCAGCACGCCGTCGTGCTGGAGGGACTGGTGGCGGAGGGCGAGCGCGACGGGCGGGGCTGGAAAGCCGAGTGGGTGGCCGTGCCCGAGGCCTGCCTGCTGGCCGGCGCCGCGCTCGAGGCCGGCCGGAAGCTCGTGACCGGCCTGGTGGTCCATCCCGAGGCCATGCGGGCGAACCTCGAGGCCCGGCTGGGCACCGCGGACACCGGTGCGTCGGCGGCGATGGTGGACCTCGTCGTGCGGCGGGCCCGGGCGGCGCGGGCGGCGGAACCCGAGGGCTGGGCGTGA
- a CDS encoding BTAD domain-containing putative transcriptional regulator, with product MSARDTDIHLLGRFAVCVDGDEVPPAAFAGRLVRTLIRLLLASRGSSVPRDAVVEALWPGRVPVDPGANVDVLVSRARRALQDPGLIVATSGGLCFVHAAGCRVDAEAFLARVRAGQEAAASGAWPHARGEFQAALDGWGGEPLPEDVYADWAQGYRRELQRAHLDALEGAAEAGLACGQPGRAVVFAEQAVGREPIRERATLLLAEALAASGDQAGALGALRSLRERLADELGVDPSAGVAELELRLLRAGGALPVPTVTRVPRIVAGAGSPGRLRWVGRSEELALVLGALASPGAVVQVAGLAGSGKSRLLAEVQARLALPALVVRAFLPEADEAWSLARGLMAEALALNVTAARDLPVRMQAALAQAMPGLDELQGGEGAAVSAETLRALAQEGAVRLLGAACGPDAVVLIDDLQWADPTSAALLNSLIVRVPQVRWILAYRPEEIPADGPLGDLLGHPAHRQVVLGALPAQAVGELASDPMLAQLLVGETDATPFTLAEGLRSLAEEGLVVADREGRWSLRSATAVDQARTVVIGGQRRSILARVRGQAPRRRGVLVLMALLGREAPAGLLAQATGQPQATVLADLDTLAGAGLARFGDGGWAAAHDLIAEGVRQSLSPGEAARLHATLAEALGREGAEPAERAAHLRAAGQAAPAVEAYAAAGRAALGRHAVDEADSLASTGLELATAPRDRTELLRIRAEARAHRGDLGGARSDLTEAIAATRSGPDRARRMARLAMLTSGASDLARAADLIDRAVLEAAGDPGARAEALYVGAVVDMNAGAPERATRRFDEALALYEQAGEPLGVANVLDGRAMGAVMAGRIADGAEALGRAARLFADSGELARVIWPLAGRGAALAWMLRGDEGLSDVAEALEIARELAHPEAEAYCRLEESLVMASLGRAGEAESAASAALAIAEGLGHAEWTAGALLALGGAQLSGGDAAAAVGPLRRCQAMAAERHLPHFAGWAAALLARALVALGDRAEAGEMIARALATEVPFCHFYARWAQAELAVARGDPDAAEQIRSARELAVRGGHLESAAALERLTPPPQTP from the coding sequence ATGAGCGCGCGGGACACCGACATCCACCTGCTGGGGCGGTTCGCCGTGTGCGTGGATGGGGATGAGGTCCCGCCCGCAGCCTTCGCCGGGCGCCTGGTCCGCACCTTGATCCGACTCCTGCTGGCGTCGCGGGGATCCTCGGTGCCCCGCGACGCTGTGGTCGAGGCCCTCTGGCCCGGGCGCGTGCCGGTGGACCCGGGGGCCAACGTCGACGTCTTGGTCAGCCGTGCGCGCCGTGCGCTCCAGGACCCGGGGCTGATCGTCGCCACGTCAGGGGGCCTGTGCTTCGTGCACGCGGCGGGCTGCCGGGTCGATGCCGAGGCGTTCCTGGCGCGCGTGCGGGCGGGCCAGGAGGCGGCGGCCTCGGGCGCCTGGCCCCACGCGCGGGGCGAGTTCCAGGCTGCCCTGGATGGCTGGGGTGGCGAGCCACTGCCCGAGGATGTCTACGCCGACTGGGCGCAGGGCTACCGCCGGGAGTTGCAGCGTGCCCACCTGGACGCGCTCGAGGGCGCAGCCGAGGCCGGCCTGGCGTGCGGGCAGCCGGGCCGGGCGGTGGTGTTCGCCGAGCAGGCCGTCGGCAGGGAACCGATCCGGGAGCGGGCAACCCTGCTGCTGGCGGAGGCGCTGGCGGCCTCGGGCGACCAGGCCGGAGCGCTGGGCGCCCTGCGCAGCCTTCGGGAGCGGCTGGCCGACGAGCTCGGGGTCGACCCGTCCGCCGGTGTGGCCGAGTTGGAGCTGCGGCTCCTCCGGGCCGGCGGTGCCCTCCCGGTGCCGACGGTGACGAGGGTGCCGAGGATCGTCGCCGGGGCGGGCTCGCCCGGCCGGCTCCGCTGGGTCGGGCGTTCAGAGGAACTCGCCCTGGTCCTGGGTGCGCTGGCGTCGCCCGGTGCGGTGGTGCAGGTTGCCGGGCTGGCGGGCTCGGGCAAGTCCCGGCTGCTCGCTGAGGTGCAGGCCCGGCTGGCACTGCCCGCCCTCGTGGTCCGCGCGTTCCTCCCCGAGGCCGACGAGGCGTGGAGCCTGGCGCGGGGGCTCATGGCCGAGGCCCTGGCCCTGAACGTGACCGCCGCCCGGGACCTTCCCGTGCGCATGCAGGCCGCGCTGGCGCAGGCGATGCCCGGGCTCGACGAGCTGCAGGGGGGCGAGGGCGCCGCGGTCTCGGCCGAAACCCTGCGGGCCCTGGCCCAGGAGGGGGCCGTGCGCCTGCTAGGCGCTGCCTGCGGGCCGGACGCGGTCGTCCTCATCGATGATCTGCAATGGGCCGATCCCACCAGCGCTGCGCTGCTGAATTCCCTGATCGTGCGGGTCCCCCAGGTGCGCTGGATCCTGGCCTACCGGCCGGAGGAGATCCCTGCCGATGGTCCCCTGGGGGACCTGCTTGGACATCCGGCACACCGGCAGGTCGTCCTGGGGGCTCTCCCCGCCCAGGCGGTCGGCGAGCTGGCGAGCGACCCCATGCTGGCCCAGCTGCTCGTCGGGGAGACCGACGCCACGCCGTTCACCCTGGCGGAAGGCCTGCGCAGCCTCGCCGAGGAGGGCCTGGTGGTTGCCGACCGGGAGGGTCGCTGGTCGCTGCGGTCCGCGACTGCCGTCGACCAGGCCCGCACGGTGGTGATCGGCGGCCAGCGGCGCAGCATCCTGGCCCGGGTTCGCGGCCAGGCTCCCCGGCGGCGGGGTGTCCTGGTCCTGATGGCCTTGCTCGGCCGGGAGGCGCCCGCCGGCCTGCTGGCCCAGGCGACCGGCCAGCCGCAGGCCACCGTGCTCGCCGACCTCGACACGTTGGCGGGGGCCGGCCTGGCCCGCTTCGGCGACGGGGGCTGGGCCGCCGCCCACGACCTGATCGCCGAGGGCGTCCGCCAGAGCCTCAGCCCGGGCGAGGCCGCTCGCCTGCACGCCACCCTGGCGGAGGCGCTGGGGCGGGAGGGTGCCGAGCCGGCCGAGCGGGCGGCCCATCTGCGCGCCGCCGGGCAGGCGGCGCCCGCGGTCGAGGCGTACGCGGCGGCGGGCCGGGCGGCCCTCGGCCGCCATGCCGTCGACGAGGCCGACTCGTTGGCCAGCACCGGGTTGGAGCTGGCGACGGCCCCCCGGGACCGGACCGAGCTGCTCCGGATCCGGGCGGAGGCGAGGGCCCATCGCGGGGACCTCGGCGGCGCCCGCTCCGACCTCACCGAGGCGATCGCCGCCACCCGGTCTGGGCCGGACCGCGCCCGCCGGATGGCCCGCCTGGCGATGCTGACCTCGGGGGCCAGCGACCTGGCCCGGGCGGCCGACCTCATTGACCGGGCGGTGCTCGAGGCGGCGGGCGACCCGGGGGCACGGGCTGAGGCCCTGTACGTCGGGGCGGTGGTGGATATGAACGCCGGCGCCCCGGAGCGGGCGACCCGCCGCTTCGACGAAGCGCTGGCCCTGTACGAGCAGGCCGGCGAACCGCTGGGCGTCGCCAACGTGCTGGACGGCCGGGCGATGGGCGCCGTCATGGCGGGCCGCATTGCCGATGGCGCCGAGGCACTCGGGCGCGCCGCCCGGCTCTTCGCCGACTCGGGCGAGCTGGCCCGGGTGATCTGGCCGCTGGCGGGACGGGGGGCGGCGCTGGCGTGGATGCTCCGGGGCGACGAGGGCCTCTCCGACGTCGCCGAGGCCCTGGAGATCGCCCGGGAGCTCGCTCACCCGGAAGCCGAGGCCTACTGCCGCTTGGAGGAATCGCTGGTGATGGCCTCGCTGGGGCGGGCCGGCGAGGCGGAGTCGGCGGCGAGCGCCGCGCTGGCGATCGCCGAGGGCCTGGGGCACGCCGAATGGACCGCGGGAGCGTTGCTCGCACTGGGCGGAGCCCAGTTGTCCGGGGGAGACGCTGCGGCTGCGGTCGGGCCGCTGCGCCGCTGCCAGGCGATGGCGGCCGAGCGCCACCTGCCCCACTTTGCGGGTTGGGCCGCAGCGCTGCTGGCGCGCGCCCTGGTCGCCCTCGGCGACCGTGCTGAGGCGGGAGAGATGATCGCCCGCGCGCTGGCCACGGAAGTGCCCTTCTGCCACTTCTATGCCCGGTGGGCGCAGGCCGAGCTGGCCGTCGCGCGGGGGGACCCGGATGCGGCGGAGCAGATCCGCTCGGCACGGGAGCTGGCCGTCCGCGGAGGGCACCTGGAGTCGGCGGCGGCGCTGGAGCGCCTCACCCCGCCGCCCCAGACGCCCTAG
- a CDS encoding ester cyclase — MSGTGAAVLEQYLGRIDAHDLDGVRAAVTPDAETLAPGVELRGPEAIAGWVNVFIRAFPDLRHEVRSAVEIDGTCCAEIRATGTHTGPLASPQGDIPPTGKSFVLNYAEVARVEGGRLASEHIYFDQLGFMQQLGLM, encoded by the coding sequence ATGAGCGGCACCGGAGCAGCGGTTCTCGAGCAGTACCTGGGGCGGATCGACGCCCACGACCTGGACGGGGTACGGGCGGCAGTCACGCCCGACGCAGAGACGCTCGCCCCGGGCGTCGAGCTGCGCGGCCCCGAGGCCATCGCCGGTTGGGTCAACGTCTTCATCCGGGCCTTCCCCGACCTGCGCCACGAGGTGCGCTCGGCAGTGGAGATCGACGGCACCTGCTGCGCCGAGATCCGGGCGACCGGGACGCACACCGGGCCGCTGGCTTCCCCACAGGGCGATATCCCGCCGACCGGGAAGTCGTTTGTCCTGAACTACGCCGAAGTGGCACGGGTCGAAGGCGGGCGCCTGGCAAGCGAGCACATCTACTTCGACCAGCTCGGCTTCATGCAGCAGCTCGGCCTGATGTAG